In Blautia wexlerae DSM 19850, a single window of DNA contains:
- a CDS encoding site-specific integrase produces the protein MFSISTMVQQDNFLTYIKNSKYAYYYPLFVFILETALRVGEVCGLTWDDVDLEHGFVNITHQLQYNNVGKDACQYQILTPKSKSGVRNVPLSNAARDALMEQMKNQIEMDKKTEIEIDGYKDFVFSNRQNKPFITQTIGRILNRIVDDYNSDIKKFGGTIEPLPHIHPHLLRHTSCSRMAEAGVDPRTLQDIMGHASMKMTMELYNHVTDERLTNEIQKLNNRRIS, from the coding sequence ATGTTCAGTATATCAACAATGGTGCAGCAGGATAATTTTCTTACATACATTAAAAATAGCAAGTATGCATATTATTATCCATTGTTTGTATTTATACTTGAAACTGCTCTGAGAGTTGGAGAGGTTTGTGGTTTGACATGGGATGATGTAGATTTAGAACATGGCTTTGTAAATATCACTCACCAGTTACAATACAACAATGTAGGAAAAGATGCTTGTCAATATCAAATACTTACTCCTAAATCTAAATCTGGTGTTCGTAATGTTCCATTATCAAATGCCGCAAGGGATGCTCTTATGGAACAGATGAAAAATCAGATTGAGATGGATAAGAAAACAGAGATCGAAATAGATGGATATAAGGATTTTGTATTTTCTAACAGGCAAAATAAACCATTTATCACACAAACTATTGGACGTATTCTGAATCGTATTGTAGATGATTATAATTCTGATATCAAAAAGTTTGGTGGAACAATAGAGCCATTACCACATATACATCCACATCTCCTGAGACATACATCATGCTCTCGTATGGCAGAAGCCGGAGTTGATCCAAGAACATTGCAGGATATCATGGGTCATGCTTCTATGAAAATGACGATGGAATTGTATAATCATGTTACAGATGAACGCTTGACAAACGAAATTCAGAAGCTAAATAATAGACGTATTTCGTAA
- a CDS encoding DUF2442 domain-containing protein, which produces MNEYFPTVVQVIPLDNFHVQVFFDDGKIVDYDATEDLKAEIFKPLRDIDAFKEACTVMNGTLAWDLSGNRDESSCIDIDPFTIYELESINNLIA; this is translated from the coding sequence ATGAACGAATATTTTCCAACAGTAGTACAGGTGATACCATTGGATAATTTTCATGTACAGGTATTCTTTGATGACGGTAAGATTGTAGACTATGATGCTACAGAAGATTTGAAAGCAGAAATATTTAAGCCATTAAGAGATATTGATGCATTTAAGGAAGCTTGTACCGTTATGAATGGTACTCTTGCATGGGATCTTTCTGGCAACAGAGATGAATCCAGTTGTATTGACATTGATCCATTTACTATATATGAGTTAGAATCCATTAATAATCTGATTGCTTGA
- a CDS encoding type II toxin-antitoxin system YafQ family toxin codes for MKYTVKPTSKFQKDLKRIQKRGYDMRLMTDIIKKLANGEILPPKNRDHNLSGNYSNCRECHIAPDWLLIYEVYEDELFLYLTRTGSHSDLF; via the coding sequence ATGAAATATACGGTTAAGCCGACCAGTAAGTTTCAAAAAGACTTAAAACGTATTCAGAAACGTGGATACGATATGAGATTAATGACTGATATCATCAAAAAATTGGCAAATGGTGAAATATTACCGCCGAAGAATCGAGATCATAATCTTTCAGGAAATTATAGTAATTGCAGAGAATGTCATATTGCTCCTGATTGGTTGTTGATTTATGAAGTCTATGAAGATGAACTATTCCTATATTTGACAAGAACTGGAAGTCATAGTGATTTGTTTTGA
- a CDS encoding type II toxin-antitoxin system RelB/DinJ family antitoxin, with the protein MANVSIRMDDNLKKQAEDLFNDLGMNLTTAFTIFVKQAIREQGIPFEITREIPNSETISAINEVQQMKQNPSLGKAYTDVDKMMEELLA; encoded by the coding sequence ATGGCAAATGTATCAATTAGAATGGATGATAATTTAAAGAAACAAGCAGAAGATCTTTTCAATGATTTAGGTATGAATCTGACAACTGCATTCACAATTTTTGTAAAACAGGCAATCAGAGAACAGGGAATACCGTTTGAGATTACCAGAGAAATACCAAACAGTGAAACAATATCAGCAATTAATGAAGTGCAGCAGATGAAACAGAATCCTTCTCTTGGAAAAGCATATACAGATGTGGACAAGATGATGGAGGAATTATTAGCATGA
- a CDS encoding HU family DNA-binding protein produces MNKTIYEAEFTKMVHDKMREANRFKEYERIPKNRIGGDYWNTYWTIRYMLHTIEDILAKGDKLVLLGFFTVEPKFYKEKKTCSGMERTGKNVYEIPERYKAKFKSGTVLNRACEAYGDYLKEEANNKDDEYEEGEEE; encoded by the coding sequence ATGAACAAAACAATATATGAAGCAGAATTTACCAAAATGGTACATGATAAAATGAGAGAAGCTAATAGATTCAAAGAATATGAGAGAATACCAAAAAATAGGATAGGTGGAGACTACTGGAATACATACTGGACAATCCGTTATATGCTTCACACTATAGAGGATATTTTGGCTAAGGGAGATAAACTGGTATTATTAGGATTTTTCACTGTAGAACCTAAATTTTATAAAGAAAAAAAAACATGTTCTGGAATGGAAAGAACAGGCAAGAATGTGTATGAGATTCCAGAAAGATATAAGGCAAAGTTTAAATCTGGTACTGTGTTAAATCGTGCTTGCGAAGCGTATGGAGATTATCTCAAAGAAGAAGCAAATAATAAAGATGACGAATACGAAGAAGGAGAAGAAGAGTAA
- a CDS encoding D-alanyl-D-alanine carboxypeptidase family protein: MRTKKKSSGKIPEKKSAVPYKSTAPHRHKPSRPLQTVKLPKSQMPSRQTEEHQALLRTKYHKKRQRLKHIFRILVGVFVILAAAGGVFYGWNILSGNYFGTLEQAFDSSEVFTNALAAKENMRTESFAQKLCVSSQGNVDCIKNAQLEEGQKGLLFSLSNHKVLYANGIYDKVYPASITKIMTAMLALQSGKLNDTVTITQDNVTLEDGSQVCGFVAGDQVTLDQLLHCLLVYSGNDAASAIAEYVGGSTENFVQMMNDYAAKLGCTGTHFSNPHGLQDENHYTTPYDIYLMLNEAFTYPEFTEITELPSYTVTYTGSDGTEKSTTLTATDHYLTGEATAPKDVTILGGKTGTTEVAGNCLAILTQNAYGKTFVSIVMGADTKELLYQEMNSLLQNINS, from the coding sequence ATGAGAACAAAAAAGAAATCTTCCGGTAAAATACCGGAAAAGAAATCTGCTGTTCCATACAAATCTACAGCTCCGCACAGACACAAACCTTCCAGACCGCTTCAGACAGTCAAACTGCCGAAATCGCAGATGCCATCCAGACAAACAGAGGAGCATCAGGCTTTGCTACGTACAAAATATCATAAAAAGCGTCAGAGATTAAAACATATATTCAGGATTCTGGTTGGTGTATTTGTGATTCTTGCAGCTGCCGGCGGTGTTTTTTACGGATGGAATATATTAAGCGGAAATTATTTTGGTACTCTTGAACAGGCTTTTGATTCTTCTGAAGTTTTCACAAATGCCCTTGCAGCTAAGGAAAATATGAGAACAGAATCTTTTGCCCAGAAATTATGTGTTTCCTCCCAAGGAAATGTTGATTGTATTAAGAATGCCCAGCTGGAAGAAGGACAGAAAGGGCTGCTGTTCAGTCTGAGCAATCATAAAGTACTGTATGCAAACGGCATTTATGATAAGGTGTATCCTGCAAGTATTACCAAGATCATGACAGCAATGCTTGCATTACAAAGTGGAAAACTGAATGACACTGTCACGATCACTCAGGATAATGTTACACTGGAGGATGGATCACAGGTCTGCGGATTTGTGGCCGGCGATCAGGTTACCCTTGATCAGCTTCTCCACTGTCTGCTTGTATATTCCGGCAATGATGCAGCTTCTGCCATTGCGGAATATGTTGGAGGCAGTACAGAGAACTTCGTACAGATGATGAATGATTATGCCGCAAAGCTTGGATGTACAGGAACACATTTTTCCAATCCACATGGACTGCAGGATGAAAATCACTATACAACACCATATGATATTTATCTGATGCTGAATGAAGCATTCACCTACCCTGAATTTACAGAAATTACAGAGTTGCCGTCTTATACAGTAACCTATACAGGCTCAGACGGAACAGAAAAAAGCACCACGCTTACCGCAACAGACCATTATCTTACCGGAGAGGCAACAGCCCCAAAAGATGTTACAATTCTCGGTGGTAAAACCGGAACAACAGAAGTAGCCGGCAATTGTCTTGCAATCCTTACACAGAATGCATACGGAAAAACTTTTGTTTCAATTGTAATGGGAGCTGATACGAAAGAACTTCTGTATCAGGAGATGAATTCACTGCTTCAGAATATTAACAGTTAG
- a CDS encoding FtsW/RodA/SpoVE family cell cycle protein, giving the protein MLKQYKLRFYNFRLIIFLLAISLIGVTLVGTAASDLRSKQFAGVILGLIVMLILSLLDYSWIMNFQWIMYGFNIIMLIVVRIAGDSANGAARWIGIGSFRFQPTELSKIILIVFFAKFFMDHEETLNTLKTLALSGVLLAVPLFLILEQPDLKNTITVVVIFCIMIYIAGLSYKIIGGALLIAVPLTIIFLSIVVQPDQKLLKDYQRSRIMSFLYPENEEYSDDIEQQNNSKTAIASGELVGKKLSGDNSTTSVNQGNFVAENQTDFIFAVAGEEYGFIGCVIIVLLLLAIAFECIRMSLRAKDLSGKVLCCGIGGLIALQSFINICVATGLAPNTGTPLPFVSYGLTSLVSLYIGMGLVLNVGLQSSTYNKEIIQKEIDRREDYL; this is encoded by the coding sequence ATGTTAAAGCAATATAAATTAAGATTTTACAATTTCAGACTGATCATTTTCCTGCTGGCGATCAGCCTGATAGGAGTTACACTGGTAGGCACAGCAGCATCGGACCTGCGATCAAAGCAGTTTGCCGGAGTAATACTTGGACTTATTGTCATGCTGATCCTTTCTTTGCTGGATTACTCATGGATCATGAACTTTCAGTGGATCATGTATGGATTTAATATTATCATGCTGATCGTTGTGCGTATTGCGGGTGACAGTGCTAACGGTGCCGCCAGATGGATCGGTATCGGATCTTTCCGATTTCAGCCGACAGAATTATCAAAAATTATCCTGATCGTATTCTTTGCAAAATTTTTTATGGATCATGAGGAAACACTGAATACACTTAAAACGCTGGCATTATCCGGCGTGTTACTGGCAGTACCTCTGTTCCTGATCCTGGAACAGCCGGACCTGAAAAATACAATTACTGTTGTAGTAATTTTCTGTATTATGATCTATATTGCAGGTTTAAGCTATAAGATCATCGGAGGAGCACTGCTTATTGCTGTTCCATTGACCATTATTTTTTTATCAATTGTTGTCCAGCCGGATCAGAAACTGCTCAAGGATTACCAGAGAAGTCGTATCATGTCTTTTTTGTATCCGGAAAACGAAGAATACTCGGATGATATTGAACAGCAGAATAACTCTAAAACTGCAATTGCTTCAGGGGAACTGGTTGGTAAGAAATTAAGCGGTGATAACAGTACAACTTCTGTAAATCAGGGAAACTTCGTGGCAGAGAATCAGACAGACTTTATTTTTGCTGTTGCAGGTGAAGAGTACGGATTTATTGGATGCGTGATAATTGTATTGCTACTTTTGGCAATTGCCTTTGAATGTATCCGGATGAGTCTTCGGGCAAAAGATTTGTCAGGAAAGGTTCTTTGCTGTGGAATCGGCGGCCTGATCGCACTACAGAGCTTCATTAATATCTGTGTTGCAACAGGTCTTGCGCCTAATACGGGAACTCCCCTTCCTTTTGTAAGCTATGGACTGACTTCGCTGGTAAGTCTGTATATTGGTATGGGGCTTGTACTCAATGTAGGACTTCAGAGCAGCACATACAATAAAGAAATTATTCAAAAAGAAATTGACAGAAGAGAGGATTACTTATGA
- the minE gene encoding cell division topological specificity factor MinE, giving the protein MKAFFKEKKRSAGYARDRMKLLLISERIDCSPQMMKMLRNDMIHTVKKYLTIDEEQVKIQITQEPAVLHAYIPVLNKKDNRLVSSQLLKRTDKLC; this is encoded by the coding sequence GTGAAAGCTTTTTTTAAAGAAAAGAAGCGTTCAGCCGGATATGCAAGAGACCGCATGAAGCTTCTGCTGATCTCGGAACGTATCGACTGCTCTCCACAGATGATGAAAATGTTGCGGAATGATATGATACATACCGTAAAAAAATACCTTACTATTGATGAAGAACAGGTAAAAATCCAGATTACGCAGGAACCTGCAGTACTCCATGCGTATATTCCTGTTTTAAACAAAAAGGATAACCGTTTGGTATCTTCACAGTTACTAAAAAGGACAGATAAATTATGTTAA
- the minD gene encoding septum site-determining protein MinD — protein sequence MSEVIVITSGKGGVGKTTTVANIGTGLAMLGKKVVVVDTDIGLRNLDVVLGLENRIVYNLVDVINGSCRLRQALIKDKRHPELCLLPSAQTKDKSAVSPEQMIKLTDDLREQFDYILLDCPAGIEQGFKNAIAGADKALVVTTPEVSAIRDADRIIGLLEANEIRDISLIINRLRPDMIARGDMMSVDDVTDILAVDLIGTILDDEQIVIATNQGEPLSGKSSQAEEEYMNICKRLLGEEIPFADINRKQGLLRKIGSFFKK from the coding sequence ATGAGTGAAGTCATTGTGATTACTTCCGGCAAAGGCGGAGTAGGAAAAACCACAACTGTCGCCAATATCGGAACAGGTCTGGCTATGCTGGGCAAAAAAGTTGTTGTGGTTGATACAGATATCGGTCTGCGGAATCTGGATGTTGTTCTGGGCCTGGAGAACAGGATTGTCTATAATCTGGTGGATGTCATTAACGGAAGCTGCCGTCTGCGACAGGCTCTGATCAAGGATAAAAGACATCCGGAATTATGTCTTCTGCCATCTGCGCAGACAAAAGACAAATCCGCTGTGTCTCCGGAACAGATGATAAAACTGACCGACGATCTGAGAGAACAGTTTGATTATATTCTTCTGGACTGTCCGGCAGGAATTGAACAGGGATTTAAAAATGCGATCGCAGGTGCTGATAAAGCCCTGGTAGTTACCACGCCGGAGGTTTCTGCGATACGTGATGCAGATCGGATCATCGGACTCCTGGAAGCCAACGAGATCAGAGATATCAGCCTGATCATCAATCGCCTGCGGCCGGATATGATTGCAAGAGGTGATATGATGTCCGTAGATGATGTAACGGATATCCTTGCTGTTGATTTGATCGGAACAATTCTGGATGATGAACAGATTGTGATTGCCACAAATCAGGGGGAGCCTCTTTCCGGGAAATCTTCTCAGGCAGAAGAAGAATACATGAATATCTGTAAACGCCTCTTAGGTGAAGAGATTCCGTTTGCAGACATTAACAGGAAGCAGGGGTTATTAAGAAAAATAGGTAGTTTTTTCAAAAAGTAG
- a CDS encoding penicillin-binding transpeptidase domain-containing protein yields the protein MGTKIKRFFKKIRIKRTTVLVLVFVFMSATLVRQLFELQIIQGEAYISKFESRTTKKRVIKSTRGNIYDRNGEELATNVLAYSVTFEDNGTYDSTREKNLTLNGIAYKVLKILESNGDSISTGFHIVLDESGNYAFDVDEGFTLNRFRADIYGEPLIDNLTKKQKNATADQMIEFMSGKEGFSIVLYGDNAYTKEELTSHGLPESLSKQDILELSKIRYALSTNSFKKYMAVTIASNISEKSVAAIRENQPELQGIDIVEDSVRKYIDDASMGPILGYTGQASSEELEELRQKNPDYSNDAIIGKSGIEKYMETSLQGTDGEETVTVDNLGKVLKIDDSTRVEPVAGNDTYLTIDSSWQSAIYQILKQRVAGILLSKIEASKTYDFSVNDAAQIKIPIYDVYNALIANSVIDINKFSDANASDTEKKLYAKFQQKQQQVFDTITNRLTAENPPAVKDEDDQIQEYLTYICDDLLRDTLGVISKNAIDTSDSTYQKWTTDKDISLKDYLTYAASQNWIDISKFSTEGDYLDSDEVYQALTDYLIDYLKKDTNFSKLLYKYMLQEDTISGSEICLVLYEQGVLSKDDGSYEALASGSMTAYDFMINKIYTLEIEPAQLALEPCSASAVITDVKTGDVLACVSYPGYDNNRLVNNMDTDYYAKLSTDKSSPFFNKATQQTAAPGSTFKILSTIAGMSEGVIDDGTYINCTGSFDLVTPPINCWNKQGHGEIEIREAIEQSCNSYFNMVGFKLGQDADGNFSENRSLSVLQKYASEIGLDKKTGIEITESAPHVSDSYAVPSYIGHGTNDYTTSQLARYATAIATSGNVYDLTLLDRQTDSKGNTLKKYEPDIINTVDVSQNVWDDIHDGMYRVVQTHRQFDGLGVDVAGKTGTAEVTIYHPNHGMFVGYAPASDPEYAIAVRIENGYTSGNACLAADDIFKYIFELTDEKSILTGVAASDTSDTSND from the coding sequence TTGGGTACTAAAATAAAAAGATTTTTTAAAAAGATACGAATAAAACGTACCACAGTACTGGTACTGGTTTTTGTATTTATGTCAGCCACTCTGGTCCGTCAGCTTTTTGAACTGCAGATCATCCAGGGAGAGGCTTATATCAGCAAATTTGAATCAAGAACAACAAAAAAACGTGTGATCAAAAGTACGCGTGGCAATATCTATGACAGAAATGGTGAGGAGCTGGCAACAAATGTGCTGGCTTATTCTGTTACCTTTGAGGATAATGGAACTTATGATTCTACCAGAGAAAAGAATCTTACACTGAACGGGATTGCCTATAAAGTCCTGAAAATCCTTGAGTCCAACGGGGATTCCATCAGTACCGGCTTCCATATTGTTTTGGATGAGAGCGGGAATTATGCTTTTGATGTTGATGAGGGATTTACTCTGAACCGTTTTCGTGCGGATATTTACGGAGAACCGTTGATTGATAACCTGACAAAAAAACAGAAAAATGCCACTGCAGATCAGATGATCGAGTTTATGAGCGGAAAAGAGGGATTTTCCATTGTTCTTTACGGCGATAATGCTTATACCAAAGAAGAACTGACATCCCATGGACTTCCGGAGAGCCTGTCAAAGCAGGATATACTTGAGCTTTCCAAAATCCGCTATGCACTGAGCACTAACAGTTTCAAGAAGTACATGGCCGTTACGATTGCTTCAAATATAAGCGAAAAATCTGTAGCTGCAATCAGGGAAAATCAGCCGGAGCTTCAGGGAATTGACATTGTAGAGGATTCTGTCCGCAAATACATTGATGATGCAAGCATGGGACCAATTCTTGGTTATACGGGACAGGCTTCTTCAGAAGAGCTTGAAGAACTGAGACAGAAGAATCCTGATTATTCAAATGATGCGATCATCGGTAAATCGGGAATTGAGAAATATATGGAAACATCTCTTCAGGGAACAGACGGTGAAGAAACTGTCACTGTCGATAACCTTGGCAAAGTACTTAAGATTGACGACAGCACGAGAGTAGAACCTGTCGCAGGTAATGACACCTATCTTACCATAGACAGCAGCTGGCAGTCCGCTATCTACCAGATCCTGAAACAGAGAGTTGCCGGAATCCTTTTATCCAAGATTGAAGCATCCAAAACCTATGATTTCAGTGTAAATGATGCTGCACAGATTAAAATACCGATCTATGATGTATATAATGCCCTGATTGCCAACAGTGTCATCGATATCAATAAATTCAGTGATGCCAACGCTTCCGATACAGAAAAAAAATTATATGCCAAATTTCAACAGAAACAGCAACAGGTTTTTGATACAATAACTAACAGGTTGACAGCTGAGAATCCACCGGCCGTAAAAGATGAAGATGATCAGATCCAGGAATACCTTACTTATATCTGTGATGATCTTCTCAGAGATACGCTGGGGGTTATCTCAAAGAATGCCATTGATACCTCTGACAGTACTTATCAGAAATGGACAACCGATAAAGATATCAGTCTGAAAGATTATCTGACATATGCGGCAAGTCAGAACTGGATCGATATTTCCAAATTTTCTACAGAAGGAGATTATCTGGATTCCGATGAAGTATATCAGGCTCTTACAGATTATCTGATCGATTATCTTAAAAAAGACACCAATTTCTCAAAACTTCTATATAAGTATATGCTTCAGGAGGACACCATTTCCGGAAGCGAGATCTGTCTGGTGCTGTATGAACAGGGAGTTTTATCAAAAGATGATGGCAGTTACGAGGCACTGGCCTCCGGCTCCATGACAGCTTATGACTTTATGATCAATAAAATTTATACTCTCGAAATAGAACCTGCACAGCTTGCGCTGGAGCCATGTTCTGCTTCTGCAGTAATCACAGATGTCAAAACAGGGGATGTTCTTGCATGCGTATCCTACCCGGGATATGACAATAACCGTCTGGTAAATAACATGGATACGGATTATTATGCGAAATTATCTACAGATAAATCCAGTCCGTTTTTCAATAAAGCAACCCAGCAGACAGCAGCACCGGGTTCTACATTTAAGATTCTGTCTACAATTGCCGGAATGTCTGAAGGAGTGATCGATGACGGAACATACATTAACTGTACCGGCTCCTTTGATCTTGTAACACCTCCGATCAACTGCTGGAACAAACAGGGACATGGAGAGATCGAGATCAGGGAGGCGATTGAGCAGTCCTGTAACTCTTATTTCAACATGGTTGGTTTTAAACTTGGTCAGGATGCAGACGGAAACTTTTCAGAAAACCGAAGCCTGAGTGTACTGCAAAAATATGCTTCAGAGATTGGTCTGGATAAGAAAACAGGTATCGAGATCACAGAATCCGCACCTCATGTGTCAGATTCCTACGCAGTCCCGTCTTATATCGGACATGGTACCAATGATTATACCACCAGTCAGCTGGCACGTTATGCAACAGCGATCGCTACCAGTGGAAATGTTTATGATCTGACTTTACTTGACAGACAGACAGATTCCAAGGGTAATACTTTAAAAAAATATGAGCCGGATATCATTAATACAGTTGATGTATCACAGAATGTGTGGGATGATATTCACGACGGAATGTACCGGGTAGTACAGACTCACAGACAGTTTGACGGACTTGGCGTGGATGTGGCAGGTAAAACCGGTACAGCCGAGGTAACTATTTATCATCCAAACCATGGTATGTTTGTGGGATATGCCCCGGCTTCAGATCCTGAATATGCGATTGCAGTGCGTATTGAGAATGGATATACTTCCGGTAATGCGTGTCTTGCAGCTGATGATATTTTTAAATATATCTTTGAATTAACTGATGAAAAGTCTATTCTTACCGGTGTTGCGGCAAGTGATACCAGTGATACTTCGAATGACTGA
- the mreD gene encoding rod shape-determining protein MreD, translating into MKSKIALFFMILISFLLQCTLLHVISIGSITPNLILILCISMGLMRGRKSGLWTGFFCGFLVDMFYGSVFGFYALIYMYIGFLSGYAHRICYDDDIKVPVMLAGIGDLLYGLSVYALQFLLRGRLGLGTYLYRIILPEIFYTVILTLIVYRVFHYINYHFMKNPSMKESESIWVLK; encoded by the coding sequence ATGAAGAGTAAGATAGCGTTATTTTTTATGATCCTGATCAGTTTTCTTCTTCAGTGTACTCTTCTTCATGTGATATCCATCGGTTCTATTACGCCGAATCTGATCCTGATCCTGTGTATATCCATGGGGCTGATGCGCGGAAGAAAAAGTGGACTGTGGACAGGATTTTTCTGTGGATTTCTGGTAGACATGTTCTATGGCTCTGTGTTTGGTTTCTACGCTCTGATCTATATGTATATTGGCTTTTTAAGCGGATATGCCCACAGGATCTGCTATGATGATGACATAAAGGTTCCGGTTATGCTTGCAGGTATCGGGGATTTACTGTACGGACTTTCTGTCTATGCATTGCAGTTTCTGCTCAGGGGACGTCTGGGGCTCGGAACCTATTTATACCGGATTATTTTACCGGAGATTTTTTATACAGTGATCCTTACACTGATTGTTTACCGGGTATTTCATTATATTAATTATCATTTCATGAAGAATCCATCAATGAAGGAAAGTGAGTCTATTTGGGTACTAAAATAA
- the mreC gene encoding rod shape-determining protein MreC, with product MKNLKKKVHFRIKLKSKHLLVIMSIFCVSCIAATFSSGVTTAPLQDAAGILIVPFENSINRISSVLKGMQDRMRDKEEILSENENLKAQIDSLTEQNNKLIQDQTEYVRLQQMYNLDQQYTEYPKIAAEIISKDPGNWYDTFMINRGSADGIRVDNNVLADKGLVGIVTEVGTHWATVRSIIDDSSNVSAMTVSTQDNCVVEGDLELIDEGKLSFSQLYDQNNKVTVGERIVTSNISEKYVEGLFIGYVSEVEQNSNNLTKTGTIVTPVDFQHLKNVLVITVNKQDSVNDNAQAAQEATANEE from the coding sequence ATGAAAAACCTGAAAAAGAAAGTACATTTTAGGATTAAATTAAAAAGTAAACATCTTCTGGTCATTATGTCGATTTTCTGCGTCAGCTGTATTGCTGCCACTTTTTCATCCGGCGTAACCACTGCACCGCTGCAGGATGCCGCCGGGATACTGATCGTTCCATTTGAAAACAGCATCAATCGGATCAGTTCAGTTCTGAAAGGAATGCAGGACCGTATGCGTGATAAAGAAGAAATCCTCAGTGAGAACGAAAATTTAAAGGCACAGATAGACAGTCTCACAGAACAGAACAATAAACTGATCCAGGATCAGACAGAATATGTAAGATTACAGCAGATGTATAATCTTGACCAGCAGTATACCGAATATCCAAAGATTGCTGCAGAAATCATATCCAAAGATCCGGGCAACTGGTATGATACCTTTATGATCAACCGGGGATCTGCAGACGGCATTCGTGTGGATAATAATGTACTTGCAGATAAAGGTCTGGTCGGGATCGTGACAGAGGTCGGAACTCACTGGGCGACTGTACGTTCCATTATCGATGACAGCAGCAATGTCAGTGCCATGACTGTCAGCACACAGGATAACTGTGTGGTGGAAGGAGATCTGGAACTCATCGATGAGGGTAAATTAAGCTTCAGCCAGTTGTATGACCAGAATAATAAAGTAACAGTGGGGGAACGCATCGTTACCTCCAATATCAGTGAGAAATATGTAGAGGGACTATTTATCGGATACGTCAGTGAGGTGGAACAAAACAGCAACAATCTGACCAAAACAGGTACCATTGTCACACCTGTAGATTTCCAGCATCTGAAAAATGTACTTGTCATTACAGTAAATAAACAGGATTCTGTTAATGACAATGCTCAGGCAGCTCAGGAGGCGACTGCAAATGAAGAGTAA